A single Ignavibacteriales bacterium DNA region contains:
- a CDS encoding SRPBCC domain-containing protein, which produces MTNQNITSFSEKEIVTIRVIKAGQALVFRAWAEPEHLRIWWGPRGFTNTFHEFDFRVGGRWRFVMHGPEKGNYVNECEFIHIQKPYLIEWRRHTNPLFHVSAAFEKVSEHETRVVFRQIFETAEECEKIKRYTVGKNDEVFDRLEEELLKMKGNE; this is translated from the coding sequence GTGACTAATCAAAACATCACATCATTTTCCGAAAAGGAAATTGTAACCATCCGTGTGATTAAAGCAGGGCAGGCGCTGGTATTCAGGGCCTGGGCGGAACCGGAACACCTGCGGATATGGTGGGGTCCAAGAGGATTTACAAATACGTTTCATGAGTTCGATTTCCGGGTTGGAGGCAGGTGGCGTTTCGTGATGCATGGTCCGGAGAAAGGGAATTATGTGAACGAGTGTGAGTTTATCCATATTCAAAAACCATATTTGATTGAGTGGAGAAGGCACACGAATCCTCTTTTTCATGTGTCAGCCGCGTTTGAAAAAGTTTCAGAACATGAGACACGAGTTGTTTTCAGGCAGATTTTTGAAACAGCAGAGGAGTGTGAAAAAATAAAGCGTTACACGGTCGGTAAAAATGATGAAGTTTTTGACCGGCTTGAGGAAGAGTTACTAAAGATGAAAGGGAATGAATAA